From the genome of Thalassoglobus sp. JC818:
AATGATCCAGGGAGCCTGATGAAACGTATTAAACTAAGAGCGGAGTTGTGCAGGCTTGCATTGTTGAGCACAGCTTCAAACCGGTGAGTCCGGTCAGATGAGTTCGTCCCGGATTGCGAACGGTCACCCCTCGAGTCGGCGAGCGGAAAGAGCGAGCAAGGATATGAAATTCACTTTTGCACCAGAGTCAAGACCCCTCGAAGGATACACGATCAAACGTGCGATCTATCGAGGTGGATTCGGAGAGGTGTACTACGCGCTTTCTGATGCTGGACGGGAAGTGGCTTTGAAGTTGCTGCAGCACAATACGGATGTCGAACTCCGTGGTGTACAGCAGTGCCTGAATCTCTCGCATCCGAATCTCGTCACCATCTTCGACGTTCGTCAGGATGGCGATGGAGATCATTGGATCATCATGGAGTACATCGCGGGGGAAACTCTCGACACAACTCTTCGACGTCAGTCTTCCGGGATGCCTGTCGAAACCGTTCGAAGTTGGCTGCGGGGATTGACTGACGGGATGACCTATCTCCATAGTCGTGGGCTTGTTCATCGAGACTTGAAGCCGGCCAACATGTTTATGGAGAACGGGGTCGTCAAAATTGGGGACGTCGGGCTCTCAAAGTTTATCGCTCCCAGTCGGCACAGCGCTCAAACTCAAAGCGTTGGAACCGTTCACTACATGGCTCCCGAAGTTGCCAAAGGACGATACGGACGTGAAGTCGATATCTACGCGATTGGAATCATTCTCTATGAAATGTTGACCGGGAAACTCCCGTTTGATGGCGAATCGACCGGGGAAATCCTGATGAAGCATCTCAGCGAACCTCCGGATCTCTCGCCACTTCCACCGAGAATTCGGCCGGTCATCGAGAAAGCACTTCAAAAAGATCCCAAAGAACGCTTCTCTCGTGTTGAAGCATTGCAGCGAGCATTCGAAGAAGCAGTGCTGGGAGTCTCTTCGCCGAAGTCGACTGAAGAAGTTCCTGATGCTCCTGGACATGCCCGTGTTCCAGATCGCCTGCGAAGTCCAACCGCTGGTTACGCTCAGCTTCGAGAGGGGCAGACTCATCGAAAAAAGGGAAGCAAAGGATGTGGAACCGCTTGTGGTCCGACTCCTGCCTGGGTGAAAGGCGTGGCCTTCGGCGGATTGGGACTGCTCGGCATGGGAACCGTTTTCGGATGGGATCTCAGTTTCCCCATGGTCGTTTCCATCCTCTTCTTCAGTGGGCTGATTGCGTATTCCAACAGCAAGAAGGCGGAGAAGAAGTCCAAGCTGAATCAAGTTCGTCAAGCTGCAGCTGTGAAAGTCTCTACGCCACAACCGCAGCCACCGAGAGTGCGGCAATCATGGGGAACGACCGGCGATTTGTTGGGATCGATGTTCCTCACGGTTCCGATTTCAGTGATGCTGATTACCTGTCTCGCAGCCCTCAAACCTTCCTTGCTGGGCGGGGCGAGATCGTTGAGTGAGGTTGACCCGGCGAATATCGGATTGTTTGCACTCGCTTCCATTCTCTCCAGCTGGGTGCTGATTTCGATTCCGTTTTCAATTCTCAGAGCACCTGAGAATCGGTTCCGAAGGATTTCCCGATATCACTACGGCCTGGCTGGTTTGTTCGTGGGCGTCGTGGTGTATCTGATTGAGCAATTCCTGATGGTTGCGGATCTCGGCACTCCTTCTCGAGCGATCTTCAGTCGTTTGGGAGACCAGTCGCTGTTCATCGATGGCGTTCCATCATGGATTGGATTCATGGCCTTCTTCGCCGTGCTGTTTTCGTTTGCGAACTGGCAGCAGTTGTCTTCCCCTCGCCGGAAAGACCGCTTCAGCATCGCGGCAGTCATTGGAGTCGTCTTTGTTGCATGGCTGACAACGACGGTGTTTGCCTTCCCGACTCAGTTCGGAATGGCTCTGGCTGTGATCATTGCCTGTGTGACACAACTCTCGAGTCCGTTCGATGACTGGCGCTCGAAGCAGAAGTCTCGCAATATTGCGTAAGAATCAATGCATCTTGAGGGGACATTCAGGTGTTTTCGATGATTGAATTTCTCATTGTTATGGCAGTTGTGAGCGGCGTCATCGCCTGGCTCGTGAAGTCTGTCAATTCGACCGGAGAGTCACGTTGGCTGGGGCTGATCGTCACTCTGTTCGGACTTCAAGTGGTCATCGGCATCGGGGCAGTCGTGCTCTATGCACGGCATCAGACTGCTGATGCAGCCAGGCACGAGGCAGCCCTCCAACAAGCGATGGCGGCTGAAAAACTGGCGCTTGCCGTCAATCGCTCGTCGGCGGATTCTTCGCTTAACGAATTGTACGAAGCCTCGAATCCCCCCACTCCACCGATGCCTGAGACACCGCAACCTCTTGAGGAAGTGGATGCTTCTGCCGAAGAGAGTCTGGACTCGAACTCAACAGGAGCAAAACATCCTGCCACAGTCATTTATCAGGATGTTTCCTTTACCTGGATCGGTTTGATCGCCGCATTTGGAGTGTTTCTGCTCGGTGTTTCGGTCGTCTTCTGGGGTGCAAGAAAAGCTCCGGCGCTCGTGTTTGCAGCTGTTTTGGGACTGCTGCTGTTCGGCACGATGTTCGGCATTTCAAGTACGAAAATGAGCCCGAACATTTCGGGAGAGCAGTGGTCGACCGGGCAGTATCAAATTGCGCGCCCGGCAGAATGGGATGCTTACGAAGGTGGAGTGATTGCCCCCGATCCGGTGATTGAGGGCAGTCTCGTTACGACTCAAATTCCCGTCACCGAAGAGGAAGTCGCCTCGCTCGAAAGAATACCGGAACCCAAGGAAATCCAAAGAATTGAATACACCGGACTCCATCGGCACGTCGAGCGGATGTCTGAATTGCCGGAATGGGCTTCCAGCACCAGTCAAGACCAGCAAGTGATCCCGGCTAATGACGAAGTCCGACTGACGTCAAAACGGTATTCAACAGTGGAAGAAGCAGAGAGAGAACTCTGGCCGATTGCGACTTCCATGGTTCAGCAAGTGCTCCGTTCGAAACCCCACGATCGGTATCCGACGGTTGTGACGCGTGAATTGCTCGCGAATGCGTTTGCTCTGAAGGAAGCAGTTGTTGTGACCTGGCCATTCGAAGTTGATGGGCTTTCGTCAGAGGTCTATCAGGTTCACTGGAAACTCAACGTCGATAAAGAGGTGCGAGAATCGCTTCATCGGCGATGGTCACGTCAAGAAGTGGCTCAGCGGCTGTGGCTGCTCGGAGGAGGAGTCGGAATCCTGACCTTGCTGTTCGGGACAGGAGCTTCGATCGCCAGGCTTCGAGAACGTCGGCACGTGGCCTGATTCGCTTTGCCGTAACAGTGATCTCTCTCTGAATCCTTTTGATTGCTAAGCGATCACTCGGCGGCCATGAGTTTCCCAAGATTCTATTCAGAATCTGGTTCTCGTGCTTCGACCAACGTTGAGTGAGTCTTCTGGTCCCCTATAATGCCCGCTTCCCCCGGAAAGGTCAGTGTTCGGTTGAACACGTTGGTCCGGGATGAGTGGGAATTTCAAAGGATACCAGTTTCGTGCTACGAACAGCGACTTGCGGACAACTTCGGGCCGATCAGATCGGACAAACTGTGACCCTCTGTGGATGGGCGGATAAGTATCGCGACCACGGCGGTGTTGTCTTCATCGACCTGCGTGATCGATACGGGATCACTCAAATTGCCTTCCGGATGGAAGAGTCGAGTGAGATTCAGCAGCTCTCGTCAACGATTCGTCATGAAGACGTGATTCAGGTGACAGGCGAAGTAGTAAGCCGAGGGGAAGACAACAAAAACCCTAAGCTTGCAACCGGCGAAGTTGAGCTGCGAGCCAACAATCTGGTCGTGCTGAACA
Proteins encoded in this window:
- a CDS encoding serine/threonine-protein kinase — encoded protein: MKFTFAPESRPLEGYTIKRAIYRGGFGEVYYALSDAGREVALKLLQHNTDVELRGVQQCLNLSHPNLVTIFDVRQDGDGDHWIIMEYIAGETLDTTLRRQSSGMPVETVRSWLRGLTDGMTYLHSRGLVHRDLKPANMFMENGVVKIGDVGLSKFIAPSRHSAQTQSVGTVHYMAPEVAKGRYGREVDIYAIGIILYEMLTGKLPFDGESTGEILMKHLSEPPDLSPLPPRIRPVIEKALQKDPKERFSRVEALQRAFEEAVLGVSSPKSTEEVPDAPGHARVPDRLRSPTAGYAQLREGQTHRKKGSKGCGTACGPTPAWVKGVAFGGLGLLGMGTVFGWDLSFPMVVSILFFSGLIAYSNSKKAEKKSKLNQVRQAAAVKVSTPQPQPPRVRQSWGTTGDLLGSMFLTVPISVMLITCLAALKPSLLGGARSLSEVDPANIGLFALASILSSWVLISIPFSILRAPENRFRRISRYHYGLAGLFVGVVVYLIEQFLMVADLGTPSRAIFSRLGDQSLFIDGVPSWIGFMAFFAVLFSFANWQQLSSPRRKDRFSIAAVIGVVFVAWLTTTVFAFPTQFGMALAVIIACVTQLSSPFDDWRSKQKSRNIA